GATGGGTGTTCATTCTAAGATTCTTTCCATATTCTATAGGTCTGAGATTTTTCAAAATTGAGCTGGGTAAAAATAATGCTAAGAAAATGTGGTTTGGGAAAACCagttctgacctcaggtaacaaagatttcatttttttaagtaagtGAATTTTGTGATTCAGGGATTAGGATATAAACAAAATCACTAGACAACTAGTCAGTAAGTCAGAAAACCTAGAGTTAAGGGACACCCACCTGGTTGGGAAGTATCAGTCCATCCCCTCTTGGCCCGTACACAATAATCCCATCTTGTATTGGGGTCCTTGACAAACCTGCCAATATCTTTAAAGAGTTCACAAAAAGACATTTGGCTGGCTTGATAAACAGTGTAGTAGAGGAGGGCAGCCCTCCATAAAAAAGGGTCTTTTCTAAACAGAACACTGTGAATGCTTGCTAGTCCTTCCTCTGTGGGATTATTTGGCTTTAGCTCATGTTTTTTACGTCCAGTCCAACTGTTCCATGGCTGCTGGAGGTTGTTAATACCTCGAAAATAATGTGTACCTATGGAGAAGAAAAGttacatgaagaaaaagaaatgccattCTTGTTTTAATTCTTCCCCCAAAGTTAGATTCCATCAACAATCCTAAaaccagccaggcgcggtggctcatgcctgtaatcccagcactttggaaggccgaggcatgcggatcacttgagttcaggagttggagaccagcctgggcaacatggtgaaacatgtctaccagaaatacaaaaaattagctgggtgtggtggtgtgcacctggggtcccagctactcaggaggctgaggtgaagaggatcacttaagcctgggaggcagaggttgcagtgagctgagatcctgccactgtgcccaagaatgggcgacagaccgagatcccatctcaaaaaaaaaaaaaaaaaaaaaaaaaaaaaattctaaagccaAATTGATGTGTGCctacaaatcaaaacaaagtagaaaatgaCCTGATCCTAACATCTCTTGGGTGTGAAGGAGTACACTGCCTTCAAAAGGATCACATGTCTCAAGAGAGGAGGTATAACCTTTATaacaatttacttttttaaagagaagaatcacagacttaatatttgaaaagaacCTCAAAGATACCTTAATTCAACCCCCTCAGTTTAATGTAGGGGAAATCCAGAGCAGCTAAATGACTTTCCAGGTTCAATACACCTAAACACTTCCCTTAAAAAATCTAGTTTGAAATGAGACATAAATACATTAGCTTCAGTCCAAGTGAAGCTCATGACTTCTTGctaaattttcttctactaagaaaataaaataaatactactaAGAAAAAACCCCTTCTAAAAGAACATTTCTTTAGAGCTAATTCCTGAtattacaaataaacaaatggaaaggatTGCCCCTACCTATTTCATGCCTCAGCATTCCCTCCAGCCAATGCTCACGTGCAGTGGACACATTGATAGTCAGAGTCGGACATCCATTTACTACTGTCATTGACGCTCGGGAAAGCAGGTCCTCAGTGAGATGAACTACAATCTAAGGGGCAAGAGAAAAAGTACACagacataaaacaaaacataaaggtAAGGGGAGAAGCTTTCACAGAAAACAATGGGCCTGTAAATTaacactgttttttgtttataaCCACCTTAAATCTCCCAGAAACCAAGAAGGAATGTGCAGCCAAACCACCTGTGACCCTTCTAATTTTGACCCTTTGGGAACTCAAGAACCTTCCATGAGTTTAAGGGAAAGTAGATGGCTGTGCTGAGGAAGACACGAAGGACTTAAAACTGTACCTCTGAGGTGTCGTAAATACGCTCCCTGACTAAACTGATGCAGAAGAAGATACAGGTGCCAGAATCCAGCTCATTGGCAGCACCAAGGCTTTGAGACTGACCACTAAGAAGACTAATAAGAGAGGCTTCTCGGGCAAATCTCTTCATTAGCAATTTTCATAAAGTAATTCATCTAATCCCACAAGTTATACAGAAATGgcagtaagaaaaacaaaaagacactgAACACATCAAAACAATTCAATGCAACAGGAACTTAACAGTATTGAGTAAGAAATCTGGGCGACTAATTTAATGAGTAAAATAGTTGGGAAAACAAAATCTACAGAAAAGAACTAcgactaggctgggtgcagtggctcatgcctgtaatcccagcactctgggaggccaaggcaggcggatgacctgaggtcaggagttcgagaccagcctggccaacacggcaaaaacactgtctctactaaaaatacaaaaattagctgggtgtggtggctggtgcctgtaatcccagctactagggaggctgaggcaggagaatcacttgaacccaggaggcggaggttgcagtgagccgagattcaccactgcactccagtctgggcaacagagcgagactccatttcaaaaaat
The sequence above is a segment of the Homo sapiens chromosome 7, GRCh38.p14 Primary Assembly genome. Coding sequences within it:
- the MATCAP2 gene encoding putative tyrosine carboxypeptidase MATCAP2 isoform X4, with product MELTLQKYGSYEKFEQATGGSLLSKTRIWSHVRKYMMKEGCLGEIVVHLTEDLLSRASMTVVNGCPTLTINVSTAREHWLEGMLRHEIGTHYFRGINNLQQPWNSWTGRKKHELKPNNPTEEGLASIHSVLFRKDPFLWRAALLYYTVYQASQMSFCELFKDIGRFVKDPNTRWDYCVRAKRGWTDTSQPGCFSKDQVYLDGILQILRYRDTIDFHLLTALGKVSYEDVDRLKGLAVTENMRVPHFLQDHGRYMEHLEKIMEVNELTDRELKDLI